In Leptotrichia sp. oral taxon 215 str. W9775, a single genomic region encodes these proteins:
- a CDS encoding MliC family protein — protein MKALKKSMLILSVMTVIGGLGFSATAKNTRKRVVKKPVMKKVVTESYTCGADTIKVSYPTTKTARVVDGSGKVYNLRSATSASGARYTSKGGNIEFFTSGHDALFTGPSGIETSCVKK, from the coding sequence ATGAAAGCATTAAAAAAATCTATGTTAATTTTATCTGTAATGACAGTGATAGGAGGGTTAGGATTTTCTGCAACAGCTAAAAACACAAGAAAAAGAGTCGTAAAAAAACCTGTTATGAAAAAAGTTGTAACTGAAAGTTACACTTGTGGTGCTGATACTATAAAAGTTTCATATCCTACAACTAAAACTGCTAGAGTTGTTGATGGTTCAGGTAAAGTATACAACTTAAGATCTGCAACTTCTGCAAGTGGTGCTAGATATACATCAAAAGGAGGCAACATAGAATTTTTTACAAGTGGACATGATGCCCTATTTACAGGACCTTCAGGTATCGAAACTTCATGTGTAAAAAAATAG
- the nusB gene encoding transcription antitermination factor NusB, with product MTRREIREEIFKLLFEKELTDNNVEKRIEETIKENKIKKEEHIEFLTSYVNDIIANEDILVEKIKEILDGWTYERLGTLEKVLLKISFYEIIIKKVGYEIAINEAVELAKKYSYDDTKEFLNGILAKLVKQNNA from the coding sequence CTCCTTTTTGAAAAGGAACTGACTGATAATAATGTAGAAAAGAGAATAGAAGAAACAATTAAGGAAAATAAGATAAAAAAAGAAGAACATATTGAATTTTTAACATCTTATGTTAATGATATAATTGCAAATGAAGATATTCTTGTGGAAAAAATAAAGGAAATACTTGACGGATGGACATATGAAAGACTAGGAACACTTGAAAAAGTTCTTCTGAAAATATCCTTTTATGAAATTATAATAAAAAAAGTAGGATATGAAATAGCTATAAATGAAGCAGTTGAGCTGGCTAAAAAATATTCTTACGATGACACAAAAGAATTTTTAAATGGAATATTGGCAAAACTTGTAAAACAAAATAATGCCTAG